The Plasmodium brasilianum strain Bolivian I chromosome 14, whole genome shotgun sequence genome contains a region encoding:
- a CDS encoding hypothetical protein (conserved Plasmodium protein), with translation MINSKRIYFFYFVCPLFKRRLTSKGISTSTQLIVTCVKDTYRSKIFSKIKWNCISNDILKNKDKFNIEEMLNIINIVSRLHFGKKILILLKPFLLAKLENDNCNYVERIITSYIRANINDDIFYYELCLKVKKNLNAFSQSSLINLLYNINFHSSVNNEYIAKMEIEIISHLMLNIQMEDILNNSFEMKHQKDKISGVKESTLGENSTYCSGDKLYNGKRRQVKEEKINAENILVNEVEKDQAQSTPTKNLFHLKNYHIILLLYAVSNYLLHLHLKNKSNAKSNDNFFKELKKYFKWYDALKMLTHENILVLLGQISPFYLFLLYKAILNSLYIFDDNTMNENLLNHVKDRINNITLQLKNNDTHVKGKTNELIKYINILQQNLIHYSENRKINFQRNYRHNIELVKVILALLQENNKYDINKYYAWHREKVEKVQTILRVIEKG, from the exons ATGATAAATTcgaaaagaatatattttttttattttgtgtgCCCCCTATTTAAAAGAAGATTAACAAGTAAGGGTATAAGTACGTCAACACAGTTAATAGTAACATGTGTGAAGGACACATACAGATCTAaaatttttagtaaaataaaatggaattgTATAagtaatgatatattaaaaaataaagataaatttaatatagaagagatgttaaatataataaatatagttaGTCGTTTACATTTTGGAAAAAagattttaattcttttaaaaccATTCCTATTAGCTAAACTAGAAAACGATAATTGTAATTATGTAGAACGTATTATTACTTCTTATATCAGAGCAAATATTAATgatgatattttttactacGAATTATGTCtaaaagtaaagaaaaacTTGAATGCTTTCTCACAATCTTCTTTAATTAATctattatataacattaatttTCACTCCTCTGTGAACAATGAGTATATAGCTAAAATGGAAATCGAAATAATAAGCCATCTTATGCTAAACATTCAGATGGAAGACATTTTGAATAACTCCTTCGAAATGAAACACCAGAAAGATAAAATTTCAGGCGTTAAGGAAAGTACATTAGGAGAAAATAGCACATATTGCAGTGgtgataaattatataatgggAAAAGAAGGCAagtaaaagaggaaaaaatcaACGCGGAAAATATTCTAGTAAATGAAGTAGAAAAAGACCAAGCGCAAAGCACACCAACTAAGAATTTGTTTCATTTGAAAAACTACCATATTATATTACTGCTTTATGCAGTTAGTAATTATCTGTTGCATTTACATCTAAAGAATAAAAGTAATGCAAAAAGTAATGATAACTTTTTtaaggaattaaaaaaatattttaaatggtATGATGCTTTAAAAATGCTTACtcatgaaaatatattagtattattaGGACAGATAAGCCCCTTTTACCTATTTTTGCTATACAAGGCGATTTTAAACTCTCTTTATATATTCGATGATAATACTATGAATGAAAATTTACTTAACCATGTTAAAgatagaataaataatattacattacaactaaaaaataatgacaCTCATGTAAAGGGAAAAACTAATGaacttataaaatatataaatatactgcaacaaaatttaattcattattcAGAAAATAGGAAAATTAACTTTCAGCGTAATTATAGGCATAATATTGAACTAGTTAAAGTTATACTCGCCTTACTgcaagaaaataataaatacgaTATAAacaa gTATTATGCATGGCATAGAGAAAAAGTTGAAAAAGTGCAAACAATTCTAAGGGTTATTGAAAAAGGATAA